From one bacterium genomic stretch:
- a CDS encoding acyl-CoA dehydrogenase yields REQFGVKIGSFQALRHRAADMFCDLELARSVVREAVTALDEDRPDVSQMASAVKTRCSDVANLIAREAIQMHAGIGMTDEEEIGLFFKRAKAAEFTLGDAIYHKDRYASLRGF; encoded by the coding sequence CCGAGAGCAGTTCGGCGTCAAGATCGGCTCATTCCAGGCGCTGCGCCACCGCGCCGCCGATATGTTCTGCGATCTGGAACTCGCACGCTCCGTGGTACGAGAAGCCGTGACCGCCCTGGACGAAGACCGGCCGGACGTTTCGCAGATGGCCAGCGCAGTCAAAACCCGTTGCTCGGATGTCGCGAACTTGATTGCCCGAGAAGCGATCCAGATGCACGCGGGCATCGGAATGACGGACGAGGAAGAAATCGGCCTCTTCTTCAAACGCGCCAAGGCCGCCGAGTTCACTCTGGGCGACGCGATCTACCACAAAGACCGCTACGCGAGTCTGCGCGGCTTCTGA